One Xiphias gladius isolate SHS-SW01 ecotype Sanya breed wild chromosome 13, ASM1685928v1, whole genome shotgun sequence genomic window carries:
- the LOC120797971 gene encoding sodium/hydrogen exchanger 2-like, whose translation MGTSILFQIRTQRGVFCMLLLLLLCCFGGKCEPQESKPSTLTNFPTVKPLHNQINEPQAFPEEERASLPVFSMDYPRIQVPFEFTLWVLLASFAKIGFHIYHKITIWIPESCLLIAIGLIVGAIMHSVKEEPPAVLSSNVFFLYMLPPIVLESGYFMPTRPFFENVGTVLWYAVVGTLWNSIGIGLSLFAICQFEVFGVQDINLQENLLFASIISAVDPVAALNVFDDIGVNEQIYIVIFGEGLFNDAVTVVLYSMFAFLADLPIVNSSDVFLGVARFFVVGVGGVLFGLLFGFVAAFTTRFTHNVRQIEPLFVFMYSYLAYLVAELFAISSVLAIITCALTMKYYVEENVSQRSCTTIRHVVKMMATISETLIFFFLGVVTITTEHEWNWAYILFTLLFAFIWRGLGILVLTQIINPFRTIQFTFKDQFGLAYGGLRGAICFALVFTLPENINRRNLFVTASIAIIIFTVFIQGISIRPILEYLNIRRTNKNLNTINVEIHTRVMEHVVCGIEDLCGQWSHYYWKDKFKKFNDRVLRRILLRDNRAESSIVSLYKKLELQNAIDLLESPVGDLSAAPSIVSLHDEKKEASRPKKKFLAADVMKMHDILSKNMYKIRQKTMAYTNKYNLPDDSRTREILIRRHASIRRSLRVASFREMPAQDIPRSQRYYSLQPGGELESAFSLRRRSHGGCEVDHLSARLQSSGVSPRSSSRSLVPMRRLNTIKESGSAGQQPAASAHPSSPSAGVHISDERGPASPAGSSFRARRAPVPAPRRRSSERAEGDEDPADPALPGGGAEPVRPAQLPPPRGWVPENRDPRENGTGNPLLRHSSQASRGSGRS comes from the exons ATGGGGACctctattttatttcaaatcagGACTCAAAGAGGAGTTTTTTGCATGCTTCTGCTCCTCTTGCTCTGCTGCTTTGGTGGGAAATGTGAGCCTCAGGAATCAAAACCTTCAACGCTGACCAACTTTCCAACTGTCAAACCTCTCCACAATCAAATCAATGAACCTCAGGCCTTCCCCGAAGAGGAGAGGGCCAGCCTTCCTGTGTTTTCTATGGACTACCCTCGGATTCAGGTCCCCTTTGAGTTTACTCTATGGGTACTGCTGGCCTCCTTTGCCAAAATTG GTTTCCACATTTATCACAAAATCACCATCTGGATCCCGGAGTCCTGCCTCCTGATTGCCATCGGCCTCATCGTCGGCGCCATCATGCACTCAGTCAAAGAGGAGCCCCCCGCTGTGCTCAGCTCCAATGTCTTCTTCCTCTACATGCTCCCACCCATCGTCCTCGAGAGCGGCTACTTCATGCCCACAAGGCCATTCTTCGAAAACGTTGGCACGGTGCTGTGGTACGCCGTGGTGGGAACTCTGTGGAACAGCATCGGCATTGGGCTTTCTCTGTTCGCCATCTGCCAGTTTGAGGTGTTTGGAGTTCAAGATATCAACCTGCAG GAGAACTTGCTGTTTGCCTCCATCATCTCGGCCGTGGACCCAGTGGCTGCTCTGAATGTGTTTGACGACATCGGAGTCAATGAGCAGATATATATAGTCATATTTGGAGAGGGACTGTTCAACGATGCTGTCACTGTG GTACTTTACAGCATGTTTGCCTTTTTGGCAGACCTGCCCATTGTTAATTCCAGCGATGTGTTTCTGGGAGTGGCCAGGTTCTTCGTGGTGGGCGTCGGTGGCGTCCTCTTTGGCCTTCTGTTTGGATTCGTGGCTGCGTTCACCACACGTTTCACCCACAACGTCCGTCAGATCGAGCCCCTCTTCGTCTTCATGTACAGCTACCTGGCGTACCTGGTGGCTGAGCTGTTTGCCATCTCCAGCGTCTTGGC CATTATAACATGTGCGTTAACCATGAAGTACTACGTAGAAGAGAATGTATCTCAGAGATCCTGCACAACCATTCGCCATGTTGTGAAGATGATGGCCACCATCTCCGAAAccctcatcttcttcttcctggGTGTTGTCACAATAACAACCGAACATGAGTGGAATTGGGCCTACATCCTGTTTACGCTGCTCTTTGCCTTCATCTGGAGAGGACTTG GCATCCTGGTGTTGACCCAGATCATCAACCCGTTCCGTACCATCCAGTTCACTTTCAAGGACCAGTTTGGACTCGCCTACGGAGGCCTGCGAGGGGCAATCTGCTTCGCCCTGGTCTTCACCTTGCCCGAAAACATCAACAGAAGGAACCTGTTTGTCACGGCTTCAATCGCCATCATTATATTCACTGTTTTCATACAG GGCATCAGCATCCGTCCCATACTAGAGTATTTAAACATCAGGAGgaccaacaaaaacctgaacacCATCAACGTAGAGATTCACACCAGG GTGATGGAGCATGTTGTTTGTGGTATTGAGGACCTGTGTGGACAGTGGAGTCACTATTACTGGAAAGACAA GTTTAAGAAGTTCAACGATCGTGTTTTGAGGCGTATCCTGCTTCGAGACAACAGGGCTGAGTCCAGTATTGTGTCTCTGTATAAGAAACTGGAGCTGCAGAATGCCATTGATCTACTGGAATCCCCTGTGGGAGACCTCAGTGCAGCGCCATCTATTGTTTCTCTGCA TGATGAGAAGAAGGAGGCATCTCGACCGAAGAAGAAGTTCCTTGCTGCTGACGTGATGAAAATGCACGACATCCTGTCAAAGAACATGTACAAGATCCGACAGAAG ACGATGGCATACACCAACAAATATAATCTACCCGACGACAGCCGAACCAGGGAGATTCTGATTCGCCGCCACGCGAGCATCAGGCGCAGCCTGCGTGTTGCGAGTTTCCGTGAGATG ccAGCACAAGACATCCCCAGGTCTCAGAGGTACTACTCCCTCCAGCCTGGTGGAGAGCTGGAGTCTGCCTTTTCCCTCAGAAGACGAAGTCACG GTGGTTGTGAGGTGGACCATCTCTCAGCTCGTCTTCAGTCCTCTGGGGTGTCGCCCCGCTCCTCGTCCCGCTCTCTCGTCCCCATGAGGAGGCTGAACACCATTAAGGAGTCCGGAAGTGCAGGGCAGCAGCCAGCCGCTTCCGCCCATCCAAGCTCTCCATCTGCTGGAGTACACATTTCGGACGAGAGGGGTCCTGCAAGTCCTGCGGGTTCCAGCTTCAGAGCCAGGAGAGCACCAGTTCCCGCACCCAGGAGACGTAGTTCAGAACGGGCGGAGGGAGATGAAGACCCCGCTGACCCTGCACTTCCAGGAGGAGGGGCGGAACCAGTGCGTCCTGCCCAGCTACCACCACCTCGTGGCTGGGTGCCCGAGAACCGGGATCCCAGAGAAAACGGGACAGGAAATCCCTTACTTAGACACTCGTCACAGGCGTCTCGAGGCTCAGGGAGATCGTGA